A genomic window from Ruminiclostridium cellulolyticum H10 includes:
- the rpsO gene encoding 30S ribosomal protein S15 translates to MVKDLKQEIITKYQLHEGDTGSPEVQVAILTQRINHLNEHLKIHKKDYHSGRGLLKMVGARRSLLNYLKKNDIERYRAIIQKLGLRK, encoded by the coding sequence ATGGTTAAAGATTTAAAACAGGAAATAATTACAAAGTATCAGCTGCATGAAGGCGATACTGGTTCACCTGAAGTTCAGGTTGCTATTCTTACCCAAAGGATCAACCACCTCAATGAACACTTAAAGATTCATAAAAAGGATTACCATTCAGGAAGAGGACTTCTCAAAATGGTTGGTGCAAGAAGAAGCTTGTTAAACTATCTTAAAAAGAATGATATCGAAAGATACCGTGCAATTATTCAAAAACTTGGTCTTAGAAAATAA
- a CDS encoding AAA family ATPase produces the protein MVYIINNSAQLKKIVDNVENVIVGKRNSIELAIIALISNGHVLLEDVPGVGKTSLVSALSKSISASFKRIQFTPDVLPSDITGFSIFNQKTGEFEFRPGTAMCQILLADEINRTSPKTQSSLLEVMEENQVTVDGTTYKLPKPFMVLATQNPIEYIGTYPLPEAQMDRFFIKISLGYPQQGEEVYILSRFLEDNPLETLEAVATSDDILQIQKDVKQVYIDKTLKNYVVDIVSMTRKNQYIALGASPRGSIAVCRAAQAWAYFNGRDYVIPEDIKKMLLPTLSHRIVLKQEAKLKKMSSSDILTSIIEKVYIPLVDNYEKK, from the coding sequence ATGGTTTATATTATTAATAATTCTGCCCAATTAAAAAAAATAGTCGATAATGTTGAAAATGTAATCGTGGGAAAAAGAAATTCCATTGAATTAGCAATTATAGCACTTATTAGTAATGGGCATGTTCTTTTGGAGGATGTTCCGGGTGTGGGTAAAACCAGCCTTGTTTCAGCCCTGTCAAAGTCCATTTCTGCATCTTTTAAGAGAATTCAATTTACCCCTGATGTACTTCCTTCAGACATAACTGGTTTTTCAATATTCAATCAAAAAACAGGAGAATTTGAATTCAGACCCGGAACGGCTATGTGTCAAATTCTTCTCGCCGATGAAATAAACAGAACCTCTCCAAAAACCCAGTCCAGCTTGCTGGAAGTAATGGAAGAAAATCAGGTTACGGTTGACGGCACTACATATAAGCTTCCAAAACCTTTCATGGTTCTGGCAACCCAAAACCCAATCGAATATATTGGTACATATCCTCTTCCAGAAGCACAAATGGACAGGTTCTTTATAAAAATATCTCTTGGGTACCCTCAACAGGGCGAAGAAGTTTATATATTGTCAAGATTTCTTGAAGACAATCCATTGGAAACCTTGGAGGCAGTTGCAACAAGTGATGATATTCTGCAAATCCAAAAGGATGTAAAACAGGTTTACATAGATAAAACCTTGAAAAACTATGTCGTTGATATTGTAAGTATGACAAGAAAGAACCAGTATATTGCGCTGGGTGCAAGTCCCAGAGGCTCCATTGCAGTATGTCGTGCGGCACAGGCATGGGCATATTTCAACGGCAGGGATTATGTAATTCCTGAAGATATAAAGAAAATGCTTTTGCCCACACTTTCACATAGGATTGTTTTAAAGCAGGAAGCCAAACTCAAAAAAATGTCCTCCTCTGACATACTAACTTCAATAATTGAAAAGGTATATATACCTTTGGTAGATAACTATGAGAAAAAATAG
- a CDS encoding DUF58 domain-containing protein, translating into MRKNRITFIFLFILSIVFLYNFGGFVSYFFFNTFLALLILSIAYTIFIFVRIKFIQEIDKRVIIKGENVKLVVKISNEDILLYPYVFASFYSSHSALKGENSSQSLSINPKSHKEFIFDMECKFRGEYEVGLREIYIEDFLGLIKLKYKIPEPKKIIVYPKIEHLSNFSILSSGSSDSQSVENGIQDNMNNIKDIREYIDGDSFRKIHWKLTARNDKLMIKNYEGSIDANVNILLDLRKNVYNDEENIIIEDKLIEAVVAVLYFYLSKSIPVNYVYFSEKLEVFKASTMMDFEQIYKTLSCVNFDQQVAMPDILRLHSESCSNSSDMIVFTSILDIDLYNEMYKSQMANHTVTLIYVSPDSFGNVKSSIIEDIMDNLPEIGIKAYSIHPDDDIKILLGGSD; encoded by the coding sequence ATGAGAAAAAATAGAATTACCTTTATATTTTTATTTATATTATCAATAGTTTTTTTATACAACTTCGGCGGTTTTGTATCCTATTTCTTTTTTAATACTTTTTTGGCCCTATTGATTTTATCCATTGCATATACCATATTTATTTTTGTAAGAATCAAATTTATACAGGAAATAGACAAAAGGGTGATTATCAAGGGTGAGAACGTAAAACTTGTTGTAAAAATCTCAAACGAGGATATTTTATTATATCCTTACGTTTTTGCATCCTTTTATTCTTCACATTCTGCACTAAAGGGCGAGAATTCTTCGCAAAGCTTGTCAATAAATCCTAAGTCTCATAAGGAATTTATTTTTGATATGGAATGTAAATTCAGAGGTGAATATGAGGTGGGTCTAAGAGAAATTTATATTGAAGATTTTCTGGGTTTGATAAAATTAAAATATAAAATACCGGAACCTAAGAAAATTATTGTTTACCCTAAAATTGAGCATCTTTCAAATTTCAGTATTCTGTCCTCCGGCAGTTCCGATTCTCAAAGTGTTGAAAACGGTATACAGGATAATATGAATAACATTAAAGATATACGTGAATACATTGATGGCGACAGTTTCAGAAAGATACACTGGAAGCTTACAGCCAGAAATGACAAACTTATGATTAAAAACTACGAGGGTTCTATAGATGCAAATGTTAATATTCTTCTTGACCTAAGAAAAAACGTCTATAATGATGAAGAAAATATAATTATAGAAGATAAGCTTATTGAGGCTGTAGTTGCAGTATTGTATTTTTATTTGTCCAAGAGTATTCCGGTTAATTATGTATACTTTAGCGAGAAACTTGAGGTATTTAAGGCATCCACTATGATGGACTTCGAACAAATCTACAAAACATTATCATGTGTAAACTTCGATCAGCAGGTAGCTATGCCCGATATTCTGAGACTGCATTCGGAATCCTGTTCAAACTCATCGGATATGATTGTTTTTACCAGTATACTGGATATTGATTTGTATAATGAAATGTACAAATCACAGATGGCAAACCATACTGTCACTCTTATTTATGTATCACCGGACAGTTTCGGAAATGTTAAATCCAGCATCATCGAAGATATAATGGATAACCTCCCCGAAATAGGTATTAAAGCATATTCCATACATCCAGACGATGATATAAAAATCTTACTTGGAGGTTCGGACTGA
- a CDS encoding transglutaminase-like domain-containing protein, with protein MVRENKYGVFANLILVMLLSLSVCQTLYTSLFMTYKWSINIFLYVIPLTFVFYLMLKNKVTCIVSGIILFLLSGFAFVIMYISNSLSSYSIWLIDTMQGYLDEPNFSYQAITVFFITFFVTLMVYIFAIKLYNIYLVSFVTFSLFFGQAYANIFVSKPAFVLFLFSFLLYYFFYILKGRTEEKSYDPGNRLKYLLYIIPVCIAVLIVSLNFPIGNKRISWHWLDNRLDKAIESFSQKNTSSFDFFSLNATGFGSNDILGGNISPDKTHVMDVKSEYYNLYLKASSKAYYNGHGWYDNDSVYIPVFENPGQALNNINMDANQLEAGTMINNSNANNELYKSSKIEVKFKNIKTKSLFIPANTLQITPKKQLGLFIDNYGMISAEKPQGSNFEYIVNYNYLFLNSEKFKNSIRKSYKGYLMNNIDAYEKNQYKLLFNIDIDNLSDEDKNVIANIDLFNGIQDQLLDINTKYVSLPSTVTKRVRDLAENITMSKDNNYDKAKAIETYLATNYPYTLKPGKPPLKKDFVDFFLFEGKKGYCTYYATAMTVLLRCIGIPARYVEGYILPPDNRNGVFKVTNQQAHAWVEVYFEGFGWIPFEPTSPFVAAMYQDNNIRPVIASNMNGQYYDEYRKMMEKYQREGKNQPLDLSENLPVGNKESTTPRVAFIVAVSLISLILLALLSVCLFNRIRFYCLLGKIRKQNTNEAVLTAYRYLLKLFRIQDVSISAGETPSQFGMRVEKLMDFKGYSFNKYDFNIITEYYVKARYSRDNLPDKAKQEIIDFIDTVLKLTSEKVSRIKFNIYKYFLGKV; from the coding sequence ATGGTGCGTGAAAATAAATACGGTGTATTTGCTAACTTAATATTAGTAATGCTTTTATCCCTGTCTGTTTGCCAGACCTTGTACACCTCTCTTTTTATGACATATAAATGGAGCATAAACATATTTCTTTACGTAATACCATTAACTTTTGTTTTTTATCTTATGCTAAAAAATAAAGTTACCTGTATCGTATCAGGTATCATATTATTTTTGCTTTCAGGTTTTGCTTTTGTAATAATGTATATTTCAAATAGCCTTAGCTCTTACTCTATTTGGCTTATTGATACAATGCAGGGATACCTTGACGAGCCAAACTTTAGCTATCAAGCAATAACGGTATTTTTTATAACCTTTTTTGTTACGCTAATGGTATATATTTTCGCCATAAAGCTATATAATATCTACTTAGTCAGCTTTGTAACCTTCAGCTTGTTCTTTGGTCAGGCATATGCAAATATATTTGTAAGTAAACCGGCTTTTGTACTTTTCCTTTTTTCATTTTTGCTATATTACTTTTTTTACATATTGAAGGGAAGAACGGAGGAAAAATCTTACGATCCTGGTAACAGACTCAAGTATCTGCTGTACATAATCCCTGTATGTATAGCTGTACTAATTGTCAGTTTAAACTTTCCAATAGGCAATAAAAGAATATCCTGGCACTGGCTGGATAATAGGTTGGACAAAGCAATTGAGAGCTTTTCTCAAAAAAATACCTCCTCGTTTGATTTCTTTTCTTTAAACGCTACAGGTTTTGGAAGCAATGACATTCTGGGAGGTAATATAAGTCCTGACAAAACCCATGTTATGGATGTAAAATCAGAGTATTACAATCTTTATTTAAAAGCATCCTCAAAGGCATATTATAACGGTCACGGATGGTATGACAACGATTCTGTTTATATTCCTGTCTTTGAGAACCCGGGTCAAGCTTTAAACAATATAAATATGGATGCTAATCAGCTTGAAGCAGGAACCATGATTAACAATTCCAATGCTAATAATGAATTGTATAAAAGTTCAAAAATCGAGGTCAAATTTAAAAATATAAAAACAAAATCACTTTTCATACCTGCAAACACCTTGCAGATAACACCTAAAAAACAACTGGGATTGTTCATAGATAATTACGGAATGATTTCTGCCGAAAAACCCCAAGGCAGCAATTTTGAGTACATTGTCAATTATAATTATTTGTTTCTTAACAGTGAAAAATTTAAAAACAGTATCAGAAAAAGTTATAAAGGCTATCTAATGAACAATATAGACGCTTATGAAAAAAATCAATACAAGCTTTTATTTAATATTGACATTGATAATTTATCGGACGAGGACAAAAATGTCATTGCTAACATAGACTTATTCAATGGCATTCAGGATCAATTACTTGACATTAATACAAAATATGTTTCATTGCCAAGTACGGTGACGAAAAGAGTTCGGGATTTGGCTGAGAATATAACTATGAGTAAAGACAATAACTATGATAAAGCAAAGGCAATAGAAACATATCTGGCAACAAACTATCCATATACATTGAAACCGGGAAAACCTCCCCTTAAAAAGGATTTTGTTGATTTTTTCCTTTTTGAAGGCAAGAAAGGCTACTGTACATATTATGCAACCGCTATGACAGTATTGCTAAGATGTATAGGCATACCTGCCCGTTATGTGGAAGGCTATATCCTACCTCCAGACAACAGGAATGGTGTATTCAAGGTAACAAATCAGCAGGCTCACGCATGGGTCGAAGTATATTTCGAGGGATTCGGATGGATTCCCTTTGAGCCTACCTCCCCCTTTGTTGCTGCAATGTATCAGGATAACAATATAAGGCCCGTTATTGCCAGTAATATGAATGGTCAATACTATGACGAATATCGAAAAATGATGGAGAAATATCAAAGAGAGGGTAAAAATCAACCTTTAGATCTTTCCGAAAATTTACCCGTGGGCAATAAGGAAAGTACTACACCCCGTGTAGCTTTTATAGTAGCTGTGTCGTTGATTTCTTTAATTCTGCTGGCTTTATTATCCGTTTGTTTGTTTAACAGGATAAGGTTTTACTGTCTTTTAGGTAAAATAAGAAAACAAAATACAAATGAGGCAGTTCTGACTGCTTACAGGTATCTTCTTAAGCTATTCAGAATACAGGATGTGTCTATTTCAGCAGGAGAAACCCCGTCACAATTTGGAATGAGGGTTGAAAAACTAATGGATTTTAAGGGATATAGCTTTAATAAATACGATTTCAATATAATAACGGAATATTATGTTAAGGCAAGATACAGCAGGGATAATCTTCCTGATAAAGCAAAACAGGAAATAATTGATTTTATTGACACTGTTCTAAAGCTCACTTCTGAAAAAGTGAGTAGAATCAAGTTTAATATCTACAAATATTTTTTAGGTAAAGTTTAA
- a CDS encoding DMT family transporter: protein MKSFMPKMALFFAAFIWGSSFFIMKDTVDVFPPHILLGFRFTIACILLSVVFYRRLKNINFEYLWKGGVIGLFLFLGYSTQTIGITNTTPGKNAFLTAIYCVIVPFLFWIVDKSKPDIYNYSAAVICLTGIGLVSLTGSFTIGIGDAFTLLGGFIYATHLVAVAKLGRGKDPIILTIIQFGYAGVFSWIIGLTTEYFPTEVSIKNVTGLLYLAIFATAVALLFQNIGQKYTHPSAAAIILSLESVFGVMFSIIFYGEQLTLRLAWGFLFIFIAVIISETKLSFLKKDKKGLSQN from the coding sequence ATCAAATCATTTATGCCAAAAATGGCTCTTTTTTTTGCTGCATTTATATGGGGCAGTTCGTTTTTTATAATGAAGGATACTGTTGACGTATTTCCGCCACATATTCTATTGGGGTTCCGTTTTACCATAGCATGTATTCTGCTGAGTGTGGTATTTTACAGAAGGCTCAAAAATATAAATTTTGAATACCTATGGAAAGGTGGAGTCATTGGTCTTTTTTTGTTTTTGGGATATAGTACTCAAACCATTGGTATAACAAATACTACACCCGGGAAAAATGCATTTCTGACCGCAATTTATTGTGTAATCGTACCGTTTTTATTCTGGATAGTTGATAAGTCAAAACCTGATATTTATAATTACTCAGCTGCAGTTATATGCCTTACAGGAATTGGCCTTGTTTCTCTTACTGGAAGCTTTACTATAGGAATTGGCGACGCTTTTACTTTACTTGGCGGTTTTATATATGCTACTCACCTTGTTGCAGTTGCGAAACTGGGTAGAGGGAAGGACCCGATAATACTCACCATAATTCAGTTTGGGTATGCCGGAGTTTTTTCTTGGATAATAGGTCTTACCACAGAATATTTTCCAACTGAAGTAAGTATAAAAAATGTCACCGGGCTTTTATATCTGGCAATATTTGCGACGGCAGTAGCATTACTGTTCCAGAATATCGGACAAAAGTACACCCATCCTTCTGCTGCTGCAATCATATTAAGCTTAGAATCAGTATTCGGTGTCATGTTTTCAATTATTTTTTATGGTGAGCAGTTGACATTAAGGTTGGCATGGGGTTTTCTATTTATATTTATTGCGGTTATAATTTCGGAAACAAAGTTATCTTTTCTAAAAAAAGATAAAAAGGGGTTATCGCAAAATTAG
- a CDS encoding sensor histidine kinase — protein MSSSLRTKLSISYVMIALICILLISIFTTLFIHKHFEEYVKQNTEHKNREIVTTLAGQYMDNGQWNSKVIETIGISSLENGIILRVRDIYGNIIWDARAHNNGMCQRIIEHMSQNASKIPGGEKAVYTEVPYSINHNLKKIGTVEIGTYGDNYLNEHDIAFINDLYKLLWAVGLFSLILSLLFGTVMSKRLVSPIARVINTAKSISKGFYSDRITEKSNTREINQLTVSINDLAENMEKQETLRRRLTGDVAHELRTPLATLQSHMEAMIDGIWSADSERLKSCHEEIVRISKMVGDLERLAKYESENITLNMDTFDITKLAKRQVQNFETEFLCKGLELELTGPSCLVYADKDKISQVFVNLLSNALKYTPKGGSVELHIQDNNNFIEISVEDNGLGIPEEDLPYIFERFYRADKSRDRLTGGSGIGLTICKSIVLAHGGDIYAQSNPGKGTKFIFTVPKLLK, from the coding sequence ATGAGTTCCAGTTTAAGAACCAAGCTTTCAATTTCCTATGTTATGATAGCATTAATATGTATATTGCTTATAAGCATATTTACAACATTATTTATACACAAACACTTTGAAGAATATGTAAAACAAAATACTGAACATAAAAACAGGGAAATTGTTACTACACTTGCAGGCCAGTATATGGACAACGGACAGTGGAATTCCAAAGTAATAGAAACTATCGGTATAAGTTCGTTGGAGAATGGGATTATTTTAAGAGTCAGAGACATTTACGGTAATATTATATGGGACGCGAGAGCCCATAACAACGGTATGTGTCAAAGGATAATAGAGCATATGTCCCAAAATGCAAGTAAAATACCTGGTGGAGAAAAAGCGGTTTATACAGAGGTTCCATATTCTATAAACCACAACCTGAAAAAGATAGGTACTGTAGAAATTGGAACATATGGAGACAATTATCTTAATGAGCATGACATTGCATTTATTAATGATTTATATAAATTACTTTGGGCTGTGGGACTTTTTTCCTTGATTCTCTCTTTATTATTCGGAACAGTCATGTCAAAAAGACTGGTTTCGCCCATAGCAAGGGTAATAAATACCGCAAAATCCATATCGAAAGGCTTTTATTCAGACAGGATTACAGAAAAATCAAATACCAGAGAAATAAATCAGCTTACGGTTAGCATAAATGATCTTGCAGAGAACATGGAAAAGCAGGAAACACTAAGGAGAAGGCTTACCGGTGACGTTGCACATGAACTGAGAACACCCCTAGCAACTCTTCAGAGCCATATGGAAGCAATGATAGACGGAATATGGTCAGCGGATTCGGAAAGACTTAAAAGCTGTCATGAAGAAATTGTAAGAATAAGTAAAATGGTAGGCGATCTGGAAAGGCTTGCAAAGTATGAAAGTGAAAATATTACACTGAACATGGATACATTTGATATTACCAAGTTGGCAAAAAGGCAGGTTCAGAATTTTGAAACTGAGTTTTTATGTAAAGGGCTGGAATTGGAACTTACAGGTCCAAGTTGCCTGGTGTATGCTGATAAGGATAAAATAAGTCAAGTATTTGTAAATTTACTCTCAAATGCTCTGAAATATACTCCCAAAGGAGGATCGGTCGAGTTGCATATTCAGGATAATAATAATTTTATCGAGATTTCTGTAGAGGATAACGGCCTAGGTATACCAGAAGAAGATTTACCTTACATTTTTGAGAGGTTTTACAGAGCTGATAAGTCACGGGACAGGCTGACAGGCGGCTCGGGAATAGGCCTTACTATATGTAAATCAATTGTTTTGGCTCACGGCGGTGATATCTATGCACAGAGCAACCCAGGTAAAGGTACCAAATTTATTTTTACTGTTCCGAAACTTCTTAAATGA
- a CDS encoding response regulator transcription factor, giving the protein MTDSARKILVVDDETKITEVVKSYLEHEGYKVYTAFNGKQAMNGYNEFNPDLIILDLMLPDISGEEICKRIRKISLVPIIMLTAKVSDDEVITGLDIGADDYVLKPFSPKQLLARVAAVLRRTVKESSEDNKSKIIFDNGNLVIDTFVHEIRKAGSIINLTPNEYRILITMAGYPKKTFTREELISMALGDDFEGFDRTVDTHIKNLRQKIEDDPKAPKYLVTVHGVGYRFAGE; this is encoded by the coding sequence TTGACTGATTCTGCAAGAAAAATATTGGTTGTGGATGATGAAACAAAAATTACTGAAGTTGTAAAATCATATCTTGAACATGAGGGTTATAAGGTATACACAGCTTTTAACGGAAAACAGGCTATGAATGGGTACAATGAGTTTAATCCTGATTTAATAATACTTGATTTGATGCTGCCCGATATTTCAGGGGAAGAAATATGTAAAAGAATTAGAAAAATTTCTTTGGTTCCGATAATTATGTTAACAGCTAAAGTCTCTGATGATGAAGTAATAACAGGTTTAGACATTGGAGCCGATGACTACGTTTTAAAACCTTTTAGTCCAAAACAGCTTCTGGCACGGGTTGCAGCGGTGCTTAGAAGAACTGTGAAGGAATCTTCTGAAGATAATAAAAGTAAAATTATTTTCGACAATGGAAATCTTGTAATAGATACCTTTGTACATGAAATCAGAAAAGCAGGCAGTATAATAAATCTGACCCCTAATGAATACAGGATTCTGATTACTATGGCAGGATATCCTAAAAAAACATTTACACGTGAAGAGCTTATAAGTATGGCACTTGGTGATGATTTCGAAGGCTTTGACAGAACGGTTGATACACATATTAAAAACCTGCGGCAAAAAATAGAAGATGACCCCAAAGCCCCCAAGTATCTGGTGACAGTTCACGGAGTAGGATATAGATTTGCGGGAGAATAG
- the copZ gene encoding copper chaperone CopZ codes for MAKEITDIIVEGMSCTHCVNSIKNAVGSLNGVQKVDVDLATKKVTVEFDPEVVKGKQIKDAIEDQGYDVTMEHTNFV; via the coding sequence ATGGCTAAGGAAATAACTGATATTATTGTAGAAGGAATGTCCTGTACTCATTGTGTAAATAGCATTAAAAATGCTGTAGGCTCGCTGAATGGGGTCCAAAAGGTGGATGTGGACCTTGCTACTAAAAAGGTAACTGTTGAATTTGATCCTGAAGTTGTAAAGGGAAAACAGATTAAGGATGCAATTGAAGATCAGGGTTATGATGTTACTATGGAACATACTAATTTTGTATAA
- a CDS encoding DUF2318 domain-containing protein, which yields MKNSYKLTFTIIGAIIVVLAVILIVKFSGNDSQNTAVADIVIPKSQITDKVTFYPLKTGKTNMEVLAVKASDGTIRTAFNTCQVCNGSPRAYYKQEGEVIVCQNCGNRFSTDMIEQQRGGCNPIPIYSENRNEDAENITITKNFIENNKGLFTANWKTE from the coding sequence TTGAAAAACTCATATAAGTTAACTTTTACCATAATCGGAGCAATAATAGTAGTATTGGCCGTGATTTTAATAGTTAAATTTTCAGGAAATGATTCACAAAATACTGCTGTTGCAGATATTGTAATACCCAAGAGTCAGATCACAGATAAAGTTACTTTTTACCCTTTAAAAACAGGTAAGACCAATATGGAAGTTCTTGCAGTAAAGGCAAGTGATGGTACAATAAGAACCGCATTTAATACATGTCAGGTGTGCAACGGTTCACCAAGAGCTTATTATAAGCAGGAAGGTGAGGTTATTGTCTGTCAGAATTGCGGAAACAGGTTCTCAACGGATATGATTGAGCAGCAAAGAGGCGGATGTAATCCTATCCCAATATACAGTGAAAACAGAAATGAAGATGCTGAAAATATTACTATAACAAAAAACTTTATTGAAAATAACAAGGGTCTGTTTACCGCTAATTGGAAAACAGAGTAA
- a CDS encoding LCP family protein has product MKSARISFFSCLLSGIILFIIGTVLVFNTNTRPSPQQKHDTALPSNNFKNSVDVTETHTNSGDPINFLVLIKEASGANTDSMIVANYEPVTNQISLLTIPRDIKPTGKGTYKINSVFYLGTKKYANLSPSERKYKATEYTAQTISNLTNIPIDYYVYLEIDTIKEIVDMLGGVYFDVPADLRYFDPSQDLNINLKKGYQLLDGDKAEQLLRFRKTPYNINKASSDIRKYYDGSDLKRTEMQIRFVNELIKQKATILNLPKLIPVINYTFSNVITNISLSDTLNLVSGFTKASRPEMNTFQLCGVDRTINDIYYFIYNNKAEDLKTNAQYDTQDIIDKYFQAKTGLFSPDPDKKYNFRSVLAENPSNSETETRSNGKDKP; this is encoded by the coding sequence ATGAAATCAGCCAGGATATCCTTTTTTAGTTGCCTTTTAAGTGGAATCATTTTATTTATAATAGGTACTGTTTTAGTGTTTAATACTAATACTAGGCCTTCTCCTCAGCAAAAGCATGATACAGCTTTGCCTTCCAATAATTTTAAGAACTCTGTAGACGTAACTGAAACGCATACAAATAGCGGTGACCCTATAAATTTTCTTGTTCTTATAAAAGAAGCGTCCGGTGCAAACACCGATTCAATGATTGTTGCAAATTATGAGCCTGTAACTAATCAAATCAGCCTTCTGACCATACCAAGGGATATAAAGCCTACTGGTAAAGGGACCTATAAAATAAATTCCGTGTTTTACCTTGGTACAAAAAAATATGCTAATTTATCTCCATCTGAACGTAAGTATAAAGCTACTGAATATACAGCACAAACAATAAGCAATCTTACAAATATCCCTATTGATTATTATGTTTACCTTGAAATAGACACAATCAAGGAAATCGTAGATATGCTCGGTGGTGTATATTTTGACGTACCCGCTGACTTGAGATATTTTGATCCGTCTCAAGATCTGAATATTAACCTTAAAAAAGGATATCAGCTCCTTGACGGCGACAAGGCAGAACAACTGCTGAGATTCAGGAAAACACCATACAATATAAATAAAGCATCCTCGGATATTAGGAAGTATTATGACGGTTCAGACCTTAAAAGAACAGAAATGCAGATAAGGTTTGTTAATGAACTTATTAAACAAAAAGCAACTATTCTGAACCTTCCCAAGCTTATTCCTGTAATAAATTATACCTTCAGCAATGTGATTACAAACATTTCACTATCCGACACCCTCAACCTTGTTAGTGGATTTACAAAGGCTAGCAGACCGGAAATGAACACATTTCAGTTGTGCGGTGTGGATAGAACAATAAATGATATCTATTATTTCATATACAATAACAAAGCGGAAGATCTAAAAACAAATGCTCAGTATGATACTCAGGATATAATTGATAAATATTTTCAGGCAAAAACTGGTCTGTTTTCGCCTGACCCTGATAAAAAATACAATTTTCGCTCAGTCCTTGCCGAAAACCCTTCAAACAGTGAAACCGAGACACGTAGCAACGGTAAAGACAAGCCTTAA